In Streptomyces capitiformicae, one genomic interval encodes:
- a CDS encoding C40 family peptidase yields MLLLFTAVCCAAPVSNAISAYVALQTGLQDDADGGIAGGGMAADIPARMLAAYKKAVQQVGKYVPKCQGMRWPILAGIARVESNHAVGRNIAAGGDIRPKIYGVLLNGSGAGGNTTVFPDTDGGKWDGTASGERAVGPFQFLPSTWEGVGEDASGDKTADPHNADDAALGAAVYLCAGGRDLTKRAQLKAAILQYNHSGEYVANVLGWIDQYTAAVKDPDLKNVTGKVRTVIEAALSQRGVPYSWGGGNAKGKSTGICCSPSGKSGENIKGFDCSGLTVYAYAKAGIQLPRLAADQAGVGQRIPASLGTGALKAGDLVFYADAPGRDKTIYHVGIYLGSGQMVNAPRPGTVVRLDAVNAMSGYAGGARLL; encoded by the coding sequence ATGCTGCTGCTGTTCACCGCCGTGTGCTGCGCGGCTCCTGTCTCGAACGCGATCAGCGCGTACGTCGCGCTGCAGACCGGGCTCCAGGATGATGCCGATGGTGGGATCGCCGGCGGCGGCATGGCGGCGGACATCCCCGCCCGGATGCTGGCTGCTTATAAGAAGGCCGTACAGCAGGTCGGGAAGTACGTGCCCAAGTGCCAGGGCATGCGTTGGCCGATCCTTGCCGGAATCGCCAGGGTCGAGTCGAACCACGCCGTCGGCCGCAACATCGCTGCAGGCGGCGACATCCGTCCGAAGATCTACGGGGTGCTCCTCAACGGCTCCGGGGCCGGCGGGAACACCACCGTCTTCCCGGATACCGACGGCGGCAAGTGGGACGGCACAGCCAGCGGGGAGCGCGCGGTCGGGCCCTTCCAATTCCTGCCGTCCACCTGGGAGGGCGTCGGCGAGGATGCCAGCGGGGACAAGACAGCCGACCCGCACAACGCCGACGACGCAGCCCTCGGCGCCGCCGTCTACCTGTGCGCAGGCGGCCGGGACTTGACCAAGCGGGCTCAGCTCAAGGCCGCGATCCTCCAGTACAACCACTCAGGTGAGTACGTGGCGAACGTGCTGGGCTGGATTGACCAGTACACGGCGGCCGTAAAGGACCCGGACCTGAAGAACGTGACCGGGAAGGTCCGCACCGTGATCGAGGCGGCGCTCTCCCAGCGCGGTGTGCCCTACTCGTGGGGCGGCGGCAACGCCAAGGGCAAGTCGACCGGGATCTGCTGCTCCCCCAGCGGGAAGAGCGGCGAGAACATCAAGGGCTTCGACTGCTCGGGGCTGACCGTGTACGCCTACGCCAAGGCCGGCATCCAACTGCCGCGCCTCGCTGCCGACCAGGCCGGGGTCGGCCAGCGCATCCCCGCCAGTCTCGGCACCGGTGCGCTCAAGGCTGGCGACCTCGTCTTCTACGCCGACGCTCCCGGCCGCGACAAAACGATCTATCACGTCGGGATTTACCTGGGCAGCGGACAGATGGTCAACGCCCCTCGTCCCGGAACCGTCGTCCGCCTGGACGCGGTCAACGCGATGTCGGGATACGCGGGAGGGGCCCGGCTGCTATGA